In the genome of Carnobacterium viridans, one region contains:
- a CDS encoding HNH endonuclease — protein MVRADRQGAHRVAFDKNRKIIIKTQSTCGICGKPVDINLKPPHPLAPTIDHIVPVAKGGHPSAIDNLQLTHATCNRQKSDKLFNNKEKKEPKIIGNRNLPQSCDWTLYKS, from the coding sequence ATGGTAAGAGCAGACAGGCAAGGAGCACACAGGGTTGCGTTTGATAAGAACAGAAAGATAATCATCAAGACTCAATCAACCTGTGGTATCTGTGGCAAGCCAGTAGATATCAATCTTAAACCGCCACATCCTTTGGCTCCAACGATTGATCACATCGTACCAGTGGCTAAAGGCGGTCATCCAAGTGCGATAGATAACTTACAACTAACTCACGCGACTTGCAACAGACAGAAGTCAGACAAACTATTTAATAATAAAGAAAAAAAAGAACCAAAAATAATAGGCAATAGAAATCTGCCACAGAGTTGTGACTGGACTTTATACAAGTCATAG
- a CDS encoding phage portal protein, with the protein MFVNEKELKTVLGLDYLRKKLDQYRRGALYRNKVYDMKDVDAEVGITIPPELRRQYRATSGWCAKAVDSISDRLVFREFANDTFNINDIFKMNSSDVFFDDAILSALVNSCSFVYISQGDEEVPRLQVIQGSDATGVLDPITRLLTEGYAVLARNDLGNPIEELHFLPDRTDHYKNGDLFVSLPHNAGYPLLVPIIHRSDSNKPFGRSRITPSALYYQKYAKRTLERSDITAEFYSFPQKYVVGLSQNAEPMDTWKATVSSMLQFTKDEDGDSPKIGQFTVPSMTPFTEQLRTAAAGFAGETGLTVDDLGFVTDNPSSAEAIKASHETLRLQAEKAQRDFALGLLNVGYLAACLRDGFPYKRNQFYLTTAKWEPVFKPDASTISSLGDGAIKVNQAIPGYFDKENLRDMTGIEGANSGQ; encoded by the coding sequence ATGTTTGTAAACGAAAAGGAGTTGAAAACAGTGCTAGGACTTGATTATTTAAGAAAAAAACTCGACCAATATAGGCGAGGTGCTTTATATCGCAATAAGGTTTACGACATGAAAGATGTGGACGCAGAAGTAGGCATCACCATCCCGCCAGAACTTCGCCGACAGTACCGCGCAACGTCTGGTTGGTGTGCAAAGGCAGTTGATAGCATATCTGACAGATTGGTTTTTCGTGAATTTGCGAATGATACGTTCAACATTAACGACATTTTTAAAATGAATAGTTCGGACGTTTTTTTCGATGATGCTATTTTATCCGCCCTCGTAAACTCGTGTAGTTTTGTTTATATCTCACAAGGCGATGAAGAAGTACCGCGTTTGCAAGTTATTCAAGGTTCGGATGCAACTGGCGTATTAGATCCTATCACTCGATTGCTGACAGAAGGATATGCGGTGTTAGCTAGAAATGATCTTGGAAATCCAATTGAAGAATTACACTTCTTGCCAGATAGAACTGACCATTATAAGAATGGAGATTTATTCGTTTCTCTCCCACACAATGCAGGTTATCCGTTATTAGTGCCTATCATTCACAGGTCTGATTCAAACAAACCTTTTGGTCGTTCACGAATTACACCTTCTGCATTGTATTATCAAAAATATGCAAAACGCACCTTAGAACGTTCTGATATCACGGCAGAATTTTATTCATTTCCGCAAAAGTATGTAGTTGGTCTCTCTCAAAATGCTGAACCGATGGACACATGGAAAGCGACTGTTTCTTCAATGCTTCAATTTACAAAAGATGAAGATGGAGATAGTCCTAAAATCGGACAATTTACCGTTCCTTCTATGACGCCATTTACCGAACAACTTCGTACCGCAGCCGCAGGGTTTGCTGGAGAAACAGGGTTAACAGTGGATGACTTAGGGTTCGTTACTGACAATCCATCGTCTGCTGAAGCGATTAAGGCAAGTCATGAAACATTAAGATTGCAAGCAGAAAAAGCGCAAAGGGATTTCGCGTTAGGTTTATTGAATGTGGGTTATCTAGCGGCATGTTTGCGTGATGGTTTTCCTTATAAACGTAATCAATTTTATCTAACAACTGCTAAATGGGAACCAGTATTTAAGCCAGATGCATCAACTATTTCTTCATTAGGTGATGGAGCAATCAAAGTCAATCAAGCAATACCTGGCTATTTTGATAAAGAAAACTTGCGTGACATGACAGGGATAGAAGGTGCTAATAGTGGACAATGA